ATCTCACAACATGCATCGCAAGGAGCAGGGGATGTCTCATAGGGCCAAGATGAGATTGTGTAGGCACAAATCGGGTCATTTTGTGTCTCAATCGTGCCAAAATGAGATCGTATGTCCCCTCAAGATCACAAACAGGATGTCTCAGATGTGCTTCGTAAGGTTGGCGAGGTCGTGCGTCGCGCCCGCCGCGACGCGAACCTGAGTCAGGAACAGCTTGCGGCTTTGGCGGGCCTCTCGAGGCGACCGGTGTACCACCTCGAGACGGGGCGCGGCGCCGTCGGGCTGGATTCTCTGGTGCTGCTCCTCGACTGCCTCGGGCTGGAGATCGCGATCGTGCCGAAGGCGGACACGGAGTGAACGGCCCTGCTCGGGTTGCAGTCCTGGAGGTGTACAAGGACGACCGCTTGGCCGGACGCCTCGAAAGGACCGATCGCGGCAGCCGGTTCGTCTACGACCCCGAGTATCTGGCTTCCGGGGGAGGGCCGATTGCCCGGCACCTTGGTGTGGCTCGGGAGCCGATCGAGACCGTCGGGGTCGCAAATCTGCACAGCTACTTTGCCGGTCTCCTGCCCGAAGGGGTCATGCTCGACATCGTGCAGCGCCGCATCCGGGCGAGCCGGGACGACCTGTTCTCGATCCTCGCGGCGACCGGAAGCGACGCCATCGGGGACGTGACCGTGCGGCAGCCGGGATCCCCTCCCGCGGAGGTTCTGAGCTTGGACCGGGTGGACCTCCAAGCGCTGGTCGAAGCGCGGAGCGCGCCCTCGGTGGCGGCGATCCCCGGCGTTCAGCCCAAGCTCTCGATCGGCGCGTTGGTGCGAGTGGCCCGAGTCCGCGGCCGCCGCAAGGCTTACATTGCGAAAGTGCCGCCCGCCGACCTGCCGGGCTTGATCGAGAACGAGGCCTTCTTCATGCGGGCGGCGAGGCGGTGCGGACTGCGTTCTGCAGACGTCGCGACTCGGCAGGGGTGCCTGCTCGTGACGCGATTCGATCGGGTGGTCGAAGAGGGGCGACAGGGATTGCGGCAACTCCACGTCGAGGATGCACTGCAACTTGCCGACCGTTATCCGGCGGCGAAGTACGACCCCGACTACCGCGAAATTGGCGACCTGTTCCACGGCATCACGGGTTCGAAAGCGGTTGTCCTGAACCTCTTGGAGCTGTACGCGTTCAGCTATCTCATCGGAAACGGAGACCTGCACGCCAAGAACGTGAGTTTGATGCTTGGTGCGGGCACGGATCGGTGGAATCTGACGCCGGCCTACGATCTTCTCTCCACATTGCCGTATGGCGATGTCCTTTGGGGGGCAGACCGGATGGCGCTGGCGCTCGAAGGCGAGAGCTTCGGTAGGTTCCTAGCTGAGGATTTTGTGCGATTTGGACAGCGCTACGCGGTCCCCGAAACAGCCACGCGCAGTTCGCTCCGCAGGATTGCCTCGAAAGCGTCCTTATGGCTCCCAGACCTCGACTCCTTGCCCTACCCCGAGGCAGTCGTCGCCAAGATGCGCGAGACGATCGCGGACCGGGCGCGAGCACTGCTAGCCTAGCTTCCGGGATCCAGTTTGCGTGTTGGCGGTTTTCAGATCGGCACGCCCGTCCAGCGGGCGTGGCACCCCACTCCAACCCCGTCGTTTGGGTGCCACGCGGGTGCCACGCCCGCTCGTCGGGCGTGTCGCCCGAGAGGGCGGTTGTTTCAGAAACAGAGTTACGGCCTGGTTGAGCGTGGCGGTGGGGTTCCAGTCGCCCCCGAAGTTCGCGAAGAGCACCGCGGTGAGCCCCGTGGCGCGCTGGCGGATGATCACGGCACGGAAGCCGGCCACGGTCGCGCCCGTATGCATCACCACGTCGCCCTTGGCTCCGGTGGGGATCACCCAGCCGAATCCATAAGTGGAAGCCGTGCCGTCGTTCAGCACAAACGGCTTCCACATGCGCTCGAGGTCGCTCTTGGGAAGCACGGTGCCGTTTCGCATCGCGATTTCCCATTTCAACATGTCGGGCACGTTGGTCAGGATCGCGCCGGCCGGAGCACTCGGTCGGGCGCGTTGCGTAGGCCCTGGCACCTGCGACTCTCCGCGCTGCACGTACCCAACGGCGCTGCCTGCAGGCCAATCGCCCTTGGGTACGAAACGCGTCGCGACCATCCCGGCGGGCTTGAGAATGCGCGTGTTC
This window of the Fimbriimonadaceae bacterium genome carries:
- a CDS encoding helix-turn-helix domain-containing protein produces the protein MLRKVGEVVRRARRDANLSQEQLAALAGLSRRPVYHLETGRGAVGLDSLVLLLDCLGLEIAIVPKADTE
- a CDS encoding HipA domain-containing protein, producing the protein MNGPARVAVLEVYKDDRLAGRLERTDRGSRFVYDPEYLASGGGPIARHLGVAREPIETVGVANLHSYFAGLLPEGVMLDIVQRRIRASRDDLFSILAATGSDAIGDVTVRQPGSPPAEVLSLDRVDLQALVEARSAPSVAAIPGVQPKLSIGALVRVARVRGRRKAYIAKVPPADLPGLIENEAFFMRAARRCGLRSADVATRQGCLLVTRFDRVVEEGRQGLRQLHVEDALQLADRYPAAKYDPDYREIGDLFHGITGSKAVVLNLLELYAFSYLIGNGDLHAKNVSLMLGAGTDRWNLTPAYDLLSTLPYGDVLWGADRMALALEGESFGRFLAEDFVRFGQRYAVPETATRSSLRRIASKASLWLPDLDSLPYPEAVVAKMRETIADRARALLA
- a CDS encoding beta-lactamase family protein, with the translated sequence MKIRRLLPLLLLLPALVRADAVDDYLKSQMAEKKIPGMAIGIFRDGKLVKAAGYGSTKVEGGSAVTPDTLFNIGSITKQFTATAVLLLERDGKLSVDDPVRKLLPEAPKEWGDMRIRHVLSHTSGLGDYGSVPGFDFLGDPSEEDLVKGLAQTKLQSEPGAKYSYSNIGYAMLGVLIHRASGMPYEEFVNTRILKPAGMVATRFVPKGDWPAGSAVGYVQRGESQVPGPTQRARPSAPAGAILTNVPDMLKWEIAMRNGTVLPKSDLERMWKPFVLNDGTASTYGFGWVIPTGAKGDVVMHTGATVAGFRAVIIRQRATGLTAVLFANFGGDWNPTATLNQAVTLFLKQPPSRATRPTSGRGTRVAPKRRGWSGVPRPLDGRADLKTANTQTGSRKLG